The sequence ATTCAATCTTCATTTTATCAGCATCCATGACGATGTTGGTGCAAAGAGCCGTGATGCTGCGTGCGCGCCTACACGAATTTTTAAGCGGATAGCTTCGATGTTGTATCGCGAAAGCGCTTCGACCAATCATGACAGCCTTTCTGTTGCAGATGTTATGCACGCGCTACACGGCTTCATGTAGTCACTCGTTCTTTGTCATACGCCGTTTATACTTTTACAGAAAGCGGAGGAACACCCATCCAGCCCAACAATTCCATGGGCTGTATATTTTCCCACTGATAAATAACTACTTGTAATGAAAGTTGTATCCAAAAGCGAGGCTTTGCGTACCATCAACCGACACAGCCGACGTAGAAGCAAGTATTCGCCCATCCTCGATTTAGCCGAGGAAAACATTGATGGCGACAGCGATGCCGTTCTTGTAGAGGAGATTGAAGGCGAGCCGCTCACCTCCACTGAGGTGCAAGGCATTCGCGCCTACATGAACCGCCACATGGAAGGACGTTACATCGTCCGGTCGCGGTCGTACGACACCAACGAGGCCGGTGAGCGCCTGTACAAGGTGGCGATCTTCCTCGACCCGGAGCGCGACAGCTAAACGCGGCGCTGTCATTTAGACTCTGTCTACCGCGAAGCCGCTGGTGTTGCCAGGGGCTTCGTGTGTTCTACCTCCTTCCTCCTACCAAGCAACCTCGCACGTGCGTACTCCGCCGCCCCTTCGTCCGGGCGACCCGGTGGCTGTGGTGGCCCCGGCGAGCCCGCCCCGCAACGTCGACCGCTACCGCACCGGCCTGCGGGCCCTTCGCGCGCGCTACGACGTGCGCACCGCCTACGGGCCCAACGCTGCCCCGGCCCCGCTCGATTTTCTCGCGGCCGCCGATGTGGAACGCACGGAGGCCGTAAATGCGGCGCTGTGCGACCCGTCGATTCGCGCCATCTTTTGCGTCCGGGGCGGCTACGGTGCCATGCGCTTGCTTCCGCACCTGGCGTACGACGCGGCCACGCCCACGTGGGTGATTGGCTACAGCGACATCACGGCGCTGCACCTGGCGCTCTATCAGCGATTGGGGTGGGTGGGCCTCTCGGGCCCCGTGGTTACCGAGTGGCCGCTGGTGGATGCCCCCATGCAGGCCGCGCTCGACGCTACGCTGAATGATCCACATGACTGGACCGCCGCAACGAGCGACGATGGCCCGGTGCCCCTGCGCACCGGCGCGGCGACCGGTCCGCTACTGGGCGGCAACCTCTCGGTGCTCTCGCGCCTCATCGGCACGCCCTACTTGCCCTCGCTCGATGGTGCGATCCTCGTCCTTGAAGACGTGGCCGAGGCGCCCTATCGGGTCGATCGTATGCTTGCGCATTGTGCCCTGGCCGGGCTCCTCGATGGACTGGCGGGCGTCGTGCTGGGGCGCTTCCGGCTGCCGGAGCATGCAGACACGGAGGCCGCGCGGGCAACCCTCACCGCTATCTTTCGCGACTACTTCGCGGCCCGTCCGTACCCGGTGGCCACGCACCTTCGCTACGGCCACCTGATGCCCCGCACCGTCCTGCCCATCGGCCTGCCGGTGGCGCTTCGCGTGACCGACCGCGCGGTGACGCTCCGGGCGGCCTGAACCGAACGCCCAGCCGCTTCGTTGGCGCTTCTGTTCGCTTTCCCCATTCGTTGGTTTGGCTGCATGGCACGCTTTGAGCGATTTGTTGCGCTTCGGTACCTGTGGGGCGCGGAGGGCCGGTCGGAAGGACGCAGCTTCTTGCGCTTCATCACCTACGTGGCCGTTGGCGGCATCGCCGTCGGCGTCGCGGCGCTGCTACTGGCCCTCTCGGTGGTGCGCGGCTTCAGCCAGGAGATTCGATCCAAGATTATGGGCATCGGGGCCGACGTCGAGGTGGCGCACTACATCCAAAACGAACCCCTGACCCGTGCGCCCGAGCGCGAATCGCAGCTGAAGGCGCTCCCGGCTGTTGCGCGCGTGCGCCCCGTGGTAGAGACGTTCGTGCTGCTCCGCAAATCGTCAACCGCCGTTGACGGCGTGATTGTGCTGGGCGTGGAGGCACCGCCGCCGTATCTCACCCAACGCATCGTGCGAGGGCGCTTTGCTACCGATACCGCAACGGGCGCGCCGGGGCTTGTGGTGGGGGCTTCGCTCGCCGAGCGCCTGGGGCTTCGGGTGGGGAGGTCCGTGACGGCGTTTGCCCTGCCGCGCAACGTCGCGGCGGGCACCATGGGACGGCCCCGCGTGAAGCAATTTCAGGTAACTGGCATCTACGAGACGTCGCTCACTACCATCGACGACACGTACACCTTTACGTCGCTACCGGCCGCCCGCGACCTGGCGCGGCTGCCCGCCACGGCCGTCTCGCGGTTCGACCTGGAGCTGACCGATCCTATGCAGGCCGACTCGGTGGCCGCGCGCATCGAACGCGACCTCGGCTTTCCCATCGCGGCGCGCACCGTGTTCGAGCGCTTCTCTGGACTCTTCGCGTGGGTGAACCTCCAAGAGGGCATCATCCCGCTGGTGATTGGCGTCATCGTCATCGTGGCGGCGTTCAACATCGTGGGTACGCTCTTGATGATGATGCTGGAGAAAACCCGCGAGATTGGCGTCTTGCAAAGCCTGGGCGCCTCGGCGCGCATGGTGCGGCGGCTCTTTCTGTCGTTGGGCTTGCTGATGGGTGGCGTGGGCACCGCGCTGGGGGCGCTCATCGCGCTGGGGCTGGGCCTCGCGCAAAAGCACTTTCAGCTCATTCCCCTCCCGGCCGAGGCCTACTACATGACCACCGCGCCCATCGAACTCAACCCGTGGGACTTTGTTATCGTTGCGGTTGTGGCGTGCACGCTGTGTGCGCTCGCGGCCTACGTACCGGCGCGCGTGGCCTCACGCATCGAGCCGGTACGCGCCATCCGATTCCGTTAATGCCTCTTCATGCGTCCTTATGGCCCTTTCCACTGGCACCCCCGCCCCCACCTTCACCCTGTACTCCACCGAGATGGAGCCGGTGCAGCTCTCAGATTTTGAGGGACAGCCCGTCGTGCTCCTGTTCTTTCCCGGCGCGTTTACCAGCGTCTGCACCACGGAACTGAACACCGTGAACAACGACCTCGATGCCTTCGGTGACGCGCAGGTGCTGGGCATCTCGACCGACTCGCCGTTCGTTTTGGATGAGTTTCGGCGCGTCAACGACCTCTCGTATCCGCTGCTCAGCGACCATGACGGAAGCGTGAGCGCGTCGTACGATGCGAAGTACGACAACGACTTCACGCCCATGCAGCTCGACCGCATCAGCAAGCGGGCGGCGTACGTGATTGATGGCGATGGCGTCATTCGCTACGCCGAGGTGCTCGATAATGCCGGCAACCAGCCCGACTTCGATGCGATTAAAGACGCCCTGCGCGACCTGTAGCGCACGGTCCATCCCGTAAAACGGGCGCCTTCGCTCCGGTTATGCGGAGCGGAGGCGTTCGTACGTTTGCTCCAGGTCGACCATCGGGTTCGGGTAGTCGGTGCCGATGATGCACCCGGCGGCTTTTTGCTCGTCGGTGTTCATAGTTTGCGGCTCATGGATCTTCTCGTCGGGCACGTCGGCCAGCTCCGGTAGCCAGTGGCGCACGTACGCGCCGTCGCCGTCATAGCGATGCGCCTGCTTCACGATGTTGAAGTACCGGTCGCGCGGGTCGTGTCCCACCCCGGCGTTGTAGGCCCAGTTGCCCCAGTTGCTGGTCACGTCATAATCCACCAGCTTCGACTCGAAGTACGCTGCGCCCATCCGCCAATCCAGCCGCAGGCTTTTGGCAAGCATGCTGGCCACGTTTTGGCGCCCGCGGTTCGACATGAATCCCGTGGTGTTGAGCTCGCGCATGTTGGCATCGATGAACGGAATGCCCGTGGTGCCGGTGGCCCAGCGCTCAAACGACGGCTCGTGGGTCGTCCAGTCGATTGCACGATCCATGGGGCCGGAGCGGTAAAACAGCCGTTCGCCATATTTCCACCCCACAAACGTGAAGAAGTCGCGCCAGATGAGCTCGAAGATCATCCAGTAGGTCGACTTGTTGGATGTACGCTCGTCCTCGTACCGCTTGACTTCCTCGTAGATCGTGCGCGGCGAGAGGCAGCCGTGGGCCAGCCAGGCCGAAAACTTGGACGAGTAGTTGGCGCCCAGCAGACCGTTTCGCGTCTTTTTGTACGAGCGCAAGCAATCCTTGGCCCACAAGTACGTGCGCAGGCGCTCAAGTCCGGCCGTTTCGCCGCCTTTGAAGGGGAGCACGCCGCGCGGATCGGGCGTTGCCGCGTCGGGCGAGACGCCCAGGTCGGGCAGCGTGGGCAGTGGCCCGGCTTGTGCCGCATCGGGCAGGGGCGGAAGCGCATCGGGGGCCGCGAAGGTTGCCCGCACGCTGCTCTGCTTTTCGAGGCGCTTGCGGAAGGGCGTAAACACGTCGTCGACATCTGCCGGGCCGTCGATGGGCAGATCGTCGAGGTGGTAGAGCGTTTTGCCCCAGAAGAACGCGGGCGACGCGTCGGTATCCTTCAGGGCGTCTTCAACGGCCTGTTCGGCGGCGGACTCTTCGGTGCCCACTTCTTCAATGAAGCACACTTCGTCCACGGCGTGCGTCGTAACCAAGTCCTTGATGACGGTTGCCGGCGCGCCCTGACGCACGAGGAGGTCGCTACCGCGCCCGCGCAGCGAGGCGCGCAAGTCGGCGAGGCTTTCCAGCAAAAAGCGAAGGCGGAAGGCACCGGTTTTGGCAACGCCCCACCGCGTGGTTTCCAAGAGACGGGGGGCCAGGCAGTAGACGGGCAGCAGGCGGTCGTGGCGCCGGGCCGCATACGCAAGCGCCTCGTGGTCGCGAAGGCGAAGGTCGTTGCGAAACCAGACGAGGGCAGTGGTGGGCATGACGAGGCGAGCGCGTGGACAGGAGCAGTGTACAGTTCCGACGCGAGGCCCGTGCAGCCGTTCGCCCGCGGCCCGCTTCCTTACACCGGCGTTACAGCATCAGGAGCGGTCGAGCAGCGCCTCCGCGAGGGACATGAGCGAAGGCGCGGCCAGCGCGTGCGATGCATCGAGCGGGTTGGGCACCTTCCCCGCGCGCTGTACGAACACCGTTTGGTAGCCCGCGCGCCGCGCACCGGCCAGGTCCCACACGTGGGCCGCCACAAAGTACGCGGCCGCCGGGTCAATCGCGTAACGCTCCGTAACCAGCCGGTACGGCTTGGGCCCCGGCTTGAGCTGCCGCGCCTCATCCACCGACACGATGCCCGCGAAGAGCGGGGCGAGGCCGGCATGGCGCAGCTGTGCCTGCAGCGCCTCGGGCGTGCCGTTGCTCAGCGCAAGAAGCTGCCACCCGGCCGCATGGAGGCTCTGGAGCGCCGCCGGCACCTCGGCATGAGGCGGCAAGCGCCGTAAGCGCCCCAGCAGCCGATCCATCGCCGCCCGGTCGAGCGTCACCCGCTCACGATCGGCACACATACGCAGGGCCGCGCGGGCCAACGTGCCGAAGTCGGTGTAGGCATCGGTGGCTACGCAGGTGAACGCCAGCTCCAGCAGCTGCTGAAACCACTGCGCGCGGGCATCGGCGGCCCCCAGCGCGTCCTGAAAGGGAGCATCGAGCACGCGCAGGTCGAGCAGTGTTTCGTTGACATCAAAAACGGCGGTCGGCATTGGGCAGCGGGGCAAAGTAGCGATCATAGTGCGCCGCGCAGCCGGGGTTGAACGCCGCGTGGCAATGGGGACAGCGATGGTTGGTGTGCAGGTACGCTGCAATGGTGAGTACGGTGCCGCAGGCGCCGCACAGTACGGCGGGCGTGTCGCGCGCATCAGCCGGCCAGCGCTCAGCCGCATGATCGGCACAGGCCGCGTGGCAGGCAAGGCAGGGATAGAACCGGCCGCAGCACGGAAAGCGAATCGCAATCCGGTCGACGGCCGCGTGGTAGTGCGCGCATCGGGTCTCCGCATCGACGGCGACGCCGTGCACCGTGTGGCGGTGAATGGATCGGGTCATGGCATGCAGTAGCGAGCAGTGGAAACGCGGTTGGCAATACGCACGGTGGCCCCCGGATGAATGACAAACTCGCTCACGCCCACCTCGTCGGTGCCCGGATGCCAATCGTACGTGTAGCCGAGGCGCGTCCACGGATAGCCGTCCGAGTGGTATGACGCACGCGCGGTGGCATCCATCCATTGCGTGTGCGCAGACGACACCGTGAGCACAGACGACGGCCGCGGCGAATTGGGCAGGCACTCCCGATCGTTAATTTCAGGATCGGGGCACGGGCGCACCAGGTCGTGCGGGCGCACCCACAGGGTTACGAAGCGCGTGTAGGGCGCATGGGGCGGAAGGCCAAGCACCTGCCGCAGCCGATCGGCGAGCGCCGGGCCCGTTCGGTCAAACGCGCGGCACATCTGCTGAAGAACCGGCACCGGCGTCACCCACACCGTTTCCTGCAGGCGCAGGAGGCCGCGGCCGGCAAGCGTATCGGTCCACGTAACCACCTGCACATGCCGCGCGCCGTCGATGGTGCGCCACCGCAGCGGGGCATGCGCCGGGGTGATGGGCGTGAGCTGCGTCGTCACCTCCGCAAACGCGGCCGTTTTGGCATCCCGAATCGCAGCCGCGTAGGCGGCCTGTTGTTGCGCGGGCGTCAGGCGGGCCGTGCCGCACCCCACCAGCCATCCCGCAAGGCAAAGAAGTCCGAGACGTAGCAGCATACAAAACAAGAGGCGTGCACCGGAAGGTCTACCAGCGCACGCCTTAGGCCCGTCATCGTTCGGGGCATGGCCCTACTCGCGGCCCACCCAGTAGTACAGCAGGCAGCCCAACAGCGGCATGAACACGATGAGGAGCGTCCAAAGAATCTTGTCGCCCGTCTCGCGCTTCTTGTCGCCCAGCAAGTCAATTAAGGCGATGATGTCCAAGATGATGATGATCGTTCCGAAGAACCCCCAGCGCGGCGACGCCATTCGCCGAAAGAGATTCGGCCCACAGCCCGTAAGCAGCAGGAGCAAGGTGGTGCAGGCGGCGATGAGGGGGGCAGGTGCAACGCGATACAAGCGGTTCATAATATTCTGTAGCAAGTGATTGGACAACCGTTCACCCACCAATACGCACGCGCCCCCCAAATGGGTACAACCGGGGGCCGCGCAAAGACACGGGTTTGTTACGAAGGCGCCGCCCGTGCGCTGCACCAGAAGGCGCGCCGCGCGTATGGCAGATTGAACGCACCCGTACAATAAACCATGTACGCATGGCTGACCGCACCAGCACCGTCATCAACGATCAGGGCCAGTTCATTACCGTGGGCATGCCCGACCATCAACCGGCCGAGGACCGCCTGGAGCGCGCCCACCACGACTTCATCACGGGGCACTGGATGGACATTGCGGCGGCGTCCTTCTACGGATTCAAGAAGATTGGCATTGGCGCGGTGGTCGTGGCTGCCACCGATCCGGCCACCGCGGATGTGGAGCATACGATGGACACGCGCAAGCTGATGTATGCGCCCGATCATGGGGCGTGGCTCGACGACCGCGTGACGGGCCCTCTGGCCGCGTGGTTTACCACCAAGCTTCAAACGTACGACCCAAACACCGAGGCGCTGGCCCTCATGGCGGATGACGACGGCACCTTGCGCGGCTACACCGTCGAAGGGTCGCCCGATCCGGGCACGTGCTTCGAGCTGGTGCGCGCCCGCCAGAACTGAGTGTGGCGCTACACGCTGTCTCATCAGATAGCGCCTAAACGACAATGGTCTACAATAAAGCGGGCCGCCCTGATGGAGCGGCCCGCTTGCACACTGCAAAGCGTCTACACCGCAGGTCGTTACGCGCCTGCGGGCACCGCATCAGCCACATCGGCATCGGGCGTTTCCGCGCTATCGTCGAGCCCGTTGCCGTCCGGGCCCTCCATGTAGCTCTCGCGGATGTTGGGGTAGGCCGTCTGGAACATCGCATTTACTTCCTCCAGCTCGCCGGTGTTGTGCTCCTGGCGCGCCTTGTGGAGCCGGACGCACGCCTTCCACACGGCGCGGCGCAGGTTCCACTTGCGCACGGAGTAGGCCGCCGAACGGCGCGTGCCATCCTCTTCCAGCCAGCTCAGTTGCACGTAGGGCTTGGGTGTGCCGCTGCCGTCGTCTTTCCAGCAAAAGTTGAGTCCGATAACGCCTGTTTTGGAGCGGGCCTCGGCCGAGCGCTTCACCGGATCGAGCGGATCGGGCAGTTCATCCAGCAACTCATCGCGGTAGGCCACGGCCGCCTCCAGCGCCTCATCGGTCCCGCCAAAGCGCTTGTCCGAGAAGTACTTGGTGTGCTGTTTCTTCTGGCGCTTGATGCGCACTTGCCACCCGTGGGTGGGATGACGATCCGGGGCCTCCTCGGTGGGCTCAATGTCAATCCGGAAAACGTTCTTCGGTTTGTCAGGCATTGCGGTTGTATGTTGTAACAATCGATTCGATTTGGTGGGGAACGGCCATTTGCCGGGCGATTCTGCGCGTGCACCGCGTGGTGGTCCAAAAAGATAGGGCCATCATCTGCCGAAGATCTAGCGAAATGCTATGGCCTTCGTTCAGTCGCGTGTTGCAACGGTGCGTTGGACAAGCAGCAGAGACGTTTGTGCGCGGCGCGGGCCGTTAATGGTGTACGGTTGCGCGCTTAAACAAGGACGCGCAATGAACCACTCCTAATGTGCGGGAAACATTTCAGAAATGCAAGCGCGCACCCGCTCGTCCGCTTCAACAACAGACCAAATTGACTTCTCCCCGCCCTAAAGGGCGAGGATTCTTGCTCACGCAAAAGACGTACTGCTTCACCGGACCGTGCCCACTTCGCACAAAGGCTTTGTGGGGCTTACCGCGTCCTTCACAGTCCTCGCGCAGAAATTTCTGCGCTCCCGCCAGCCCGACGGTACAAATGTTTTTCGCAGCATTCACGTCCCGATCATGACATGCGCCGCACTCCTCACATTGCCAATGCCGAACCGACAGCGGCTTGGTCCCTCCGACGTGCCCGCAGGCGGAACACCGCTTCGTGGATGGAAACCAACGGTCAATCTTCACGACCGTACGGCCTGCCCATTCGGCTTTGTACTCAATGTATCGAACGAGCGTAGACCACCCGGTGTCGGCAATACTGCGGCTCAGGGATCGGTTCTGCACTGAAACAGCACTCGCTTCGCGT comes from Salisaeta longa DSM 21114 and encodes:
- a CDS encoding S66 peptidase family protein, translated to MRTPPPLRPGDPVAVVAPASPPRNVDRYRTGLRALRARYDVRTAYGPNAAPAPLDFLAAADVERTEAVNAALCDPSIRAIFCVRGGYGAMRLLPHLAYDAATPTWVIGYSDITALHLALYQRLGWVGLSGPVVTEWPLVDAPMQAALDATLNDPHDWTAATSDDGPVPLRTGAATGPLLGGNLSVLSRLIGTPYLPSLDGAILVLEDVAEAPYRVDRMLAHCALAGLLDGLAGVVLGRFRLPEHADTEAARATLTAIFRDYFAARPYPVATHLRYGHLMPRTVLPIGLPVALRVTDRAVTLRAA
- a CDS encoding ABC transporter permease; amino-acid sequence: MARFERFVALRYLWGAEGRSEGRSFLRFITYVAVGGIAVGVAALLLALSVVRGFSQEIRSKIMGIGADVEVAHYIQNEPLTRAPERESQLKALPAVARVRPVVETFVLLRKSSTAVDGVIVLGVEAPPPYLTQRIVRGRFATDTATGAPGLVVGASLAERLGLRVGRSVTAFALPRNVAAGTMGRPRVKQFQVTGIYETSLTTIDDTYTFTSLPAARDLARLPATAVSRFDLELTDPMQADSVAARIERDLGFPIAARTVFERFSGLFAWVNLQEGIIPLVIGVIVIVAAFNIVGTLLMMMLEKTREIGVLQSLGASARMVRRLFLSLGLLMGGVGTALGALIALGLGLAQKHFQLIPLPAEAYYMTTAPIELNPWDFVIVAVVACTLCALAAYVPARVASRIEPVRAIRFR
- a CDS encoding redoxin domain-containing protein, producing MALSTGTPAPTFTLYSTEMEPVQLSDFEGQPVVLLFFPGAFTSVCTTELNTVNNDLDAFGDAQVLGISTDSPFVLDEFRRVNDLSYPLLSDHDGSVSASYDAKYDNDFTPMQLDRISKRAAYVIDGDGVIRYAEVLDNAGNQPDFDAIKDALRDL
- a CDS encoding DASH family cryptochrome; translation: MPTTALVWFRNDLRLRDHEALAYAARRHDRLLPVYCLAPRLLETTRWGVAKTGAFRLRFLLESLADLRASLRGRGSDLLVRQGAPATVIKDLVTTHAVDEVCFIEEVGTEESAAEQAVEDALKDTDASPAFFWGKTLYHLDDLPIDGPADVDDVFTPFRKRLEKQSSVRATFAAPDALPPLPDAAQAGPLPTLPDLGVSPDAATPDPRGVLPFKGGETAGLERLRTYLWAKDCLRSYKKTRNGLLGANYSSKFSAWLAHGCLSPRTIYEEVKRYEDERTSNKSTYWMIFELIWRDFFTFVGWKYGERLFYRSGPMDRAIDWTTHEPSFERWATGTTGIPFIDANMRELNTTGFMSNRGRQNVASMLAKSLRLDWRMGAAYFESKLVDYDVTSNWGNWAYNAGVGHDPRDRYFNIVKQAHRYDGDGAYVRHWLPELADVPDEKIHEPQTMNTDEQKAAGCIIGTDYPNPMVDLEQTYERLRSA
- a CDS encoding haloacid dehalogenase type II, which encodes MPTAVFDVNETLLDLRVLDAPFQDALGAADARAQWFQQLLELAFTCVATDAYTDFGTLARAALRMCADRERVTLDRAAMDRLLGRLRRLPPHAEVPAALQSLHAAGWQLLALSNGTPEALQAQLRHAGLAPLFAGIVSVDEARQLKPGPKPYRLVTERYAIDPAAAYFVAAHVWDLAGARRAGYQTVFVQRAGKVPNPLDASHALAAPSLMSLAEALLDRS
- a CDS encoding CHY zinc finger protein is translated as MTRSIHRHTVHGVAVDAETRCAHYHAAVDRIAIRFPCCGRFYPCLACHAACADHAAERWPADARDTPAVLCGACGTVLTIAAYLHTNHRCPHCHAAFNPGCAAHYDRYFAPLPNADRRF
- a CDS encoding PLD nuclease N-terminal domain-containing protein, with amino-acid sequence MNRLYRVAPAPLIAACTTLLLLLTGCGPNLFRRMASPRWGFFGTIIIILDIIALIDLLGDKKRETGDKILWTLLIVFMPLLGCLLYYWVGRE
- a CDS encoding AP2 domain-containing protein, with translation MPDKPKNVFRIDIEPTEEAPDRHPTHGWQVRIKRQKKQHTKYFSDKRFGGTDEALEAAVAYRDELLDELPDPLDPVKRSAEARSKTGVIGLNFCWKDDGSGTPKPYVQLSWLEEDGTRRSAAYSVRKWNLRRAVWKACVRLHKARQEHNTGELEEVNAMFQTAYPNIRESYMEGPDGNGLDDSAETPDADVADAVPAGA